The Conger conger chromosome 15, fConCon1.1, whole genome shotgun sequence genome contains a region encoding:
- the LOC133110970 gene encoding 17-beta-hydroxysteroid dehydrogenase 14-like, protein MSNSARVVLVLGGAGTVGSGIVKALLDRGSRVVVVSRDSNRLENLKSFVTPSSKGNLITLEGNVGSEEDVERVKQATVAAAGKLTDVVSSLGFSWWQGGLPHTQTLKELQSVVDTRLLSTFVSWKAFFPLIMDNPGSTYTFITGGASDRLLKPGTGFLTVGAACALAFCQIVRDEYPDVACKFNQVVINTGVAPPDRMAPGFLSHLDMGEAVAALVERQSPSHKVVTVQFPADLKAIQEGNI, encoded by the exons ATGTCAAATTCTGCGAGAGTTGTACTCGTTCTCGGCGGTGCTGGAACTGTGGGCTCCGGGATTGTAAAAGCGCTTCTGGacagag GTTCCAGAGTGGTGGTTGTGTCCAGAGACAGTAACAGACTGGAGAATCTGAAGAGCTTTGTCACTCCATCCAGCAAAGGCAACCTGATCACACTGGAAGGGAATGTGG ggtcgGAGGAGGATGTAGAGAGGGTGAAGCAGGCCACGGTGGCAGCGGCGGGGAAGCTGACGGACGTTGTGTCGTCTCTGGGCTTCAGCTGGTGGCAGGGTGGGCTCCCGCACACCCAGACCCTCAAGGAACTGCAGTCG GTAGTGGACACTCGGTTGCTCAGCACCTTTGTGTCCTGGAAGGCCTTCTTCCCCCTGATTATGGATAACCCCGGCAGCACCTACACCTTCATCACAG ggggcgctagcGACAGGCTGTTGAAGCCGGGTACGGGGTTTCTGACGGTGGGGGCGGCGTGTGCACTGGCGTTCTGCCAGATCGTGCGGGACGAGTACCCGGACGTGGCCTGCAAATTCAACCAG GTGGTAATCAACACGGGTGTGGCCCCTCCAGACCGCATGGCGCCCGGGTTCCTGAGCCACCTGGACATGGGGGAGGCCGTGGCTGCACTGGTGGAGAGACAGAGTCCCTCGCACAAAGTCGTCACTGTCCAATTCCCCGCAGACCTCAAAGCCATCCAGGAGGGCAACATATAG